TCCGGTAAAACCACGCTTACCGAAAGAATGCTCTTCTATACAAGAAAAATCCACGCTATTCATGAAGTGCACGGCAAAGACGGAGCAGGCGCTACCATGGACTCCATGGAGCTTGAAAAGGAACGCGGCATTACAATTGCATCAGCATCAACAAACGTTACATGGAAAAAACATTCAATTAATATTATTGATACTCCGGGGCATGTTGATTTTACAGTTGAAGTTGAAAGAGCTTTAAGAGTACTTGACGGCGCAATTCTCGTTCTCTGCGGTACAGGCGGAGTCCAATCCCAGTCTATCACGGTTGACAGGCAGATGACACGATATAATGTACCTCGTATCGCTTTTATAAATAAACTCGACAGGATGGGAGCTGATCCTGAAAAAGTAACCGAACAGTTAAGGGATAAATTAGGGCACAACTCTGTTATGATGCAGATTCCAATCGGCCTGGAAGCTGATTTTCAGGGAGTTGTTGATCTTGTCAGGATGAAGGCTCTGTATTTCGACGGCACGAACGGAGAAATAATTCGGGAAGAGGAGATTCCTTCCGATCTTGTTAAACATGCTCTTGAAAAAAGAGATGTAATGCTTGATAATGTTTCAATGTTCAGCGATGAGCTGGCAGAAGCATACCTTGAAGATAATGTCACAGAAGAAATAATTCACAAGGCAGTACGGAGTGCCACACTTAACCGTCAGATGATTCCTGTATTCATGGGAGCGGCATTTAAAAACAAAGGCGTTCAGCCGATACTTGATGCAGTTGTGCAATACCTTCCGGACCCGTCAGAAGTTAAGAACAAGGCACTTGACAGAGACAATGATGAAGCAGAAATCATACTTGATACTGATATTTCAAAACCTCTTGTTATGCTCGCATTCAAACTTGAGGATACAAGATACGGCCAGCTCACCTATGTAAGGATATATCAGGGGGCTGTGCATAAAGGGGATGAAATCACCAATACCAGAACTACCGACAGAGTAAGGGTAGGCAGGCTTATCAGAATGCACGCAAATGAAATGGAGGATATCACAGAGGCAGGTGCAGGTGATATTATTGCAATATTCGGTATTGATTGCGCCACAGGAGACACTTTTACCATGCATGGAATGAACTATGCAATGACTTCAATGCATGTTCCGGAGCCGGTTATATCTCTTTCTCTTAATCCAAAAGATAACAAATCAGCTGAAAACATGGCAAAAGCGCTGAACAGGTT
The nucleotide sequence above comes from bacterium. Encoded proteins:
- a CDS encoding elongation factor G, whose translation is MITDFTKMRNIGISAHIDSGKTTLTERMLFYTRKIHAIHEVHGKDGAGATMDSMELEKERGITIASASTNVTWKKHSINIIDTPGHVDFTVEVERALRVLDGAILVLCGTGGVQSQSITVDRQMTRYNVPRIAFINKLDRMGADPEKVTEQLRDKLGHNSVMMQIPIGLEADFQGVVDLVRMKALYFDGTNGEIIREEEIPSDLVKHALEKRDVMLDNVSMFSDELAEAYLEDNVTEEIIHKAVRSATLNRQMIPVFMGAAFKNKGVQPILDAVVQYLPDPSEVKNKALDRDNDEAEIILDTDISKPLVMLAFKLEDTRYGQLTYVRIYQGAVHKGDEITNTRTTDRVRVGRLIRMHANEMEDITEAGAGDIIAIFGIDCATGDTFTMHGMNYAMTSMHVPEPVISLSLNPKDNKSAENMAKALNRFTKEDPTFQTFVDPETKESIIRGMGELHLDVYIERMRREYSVDLETGAPQVAYRESISKPADFDYTHKKQTGGAGQYGRITGRIEPLREEDFVFENNVKGGNIPSEYIPSCEKGFKACMEKGDLIGFPIVGVKAILKDGNYHPVDSSDTAFHHAAIGAFRQAYYKAKPVILEPIMRVGVETPSEFQGTVLSTINQRRGTIISVGENNNFTVIEAEVPLKEMFGYSTVLRSSTQGKAEFTMEFSKYAKVPESIAEELKKEYSEADKRK